CACACCGCCGCCACCTGAATCGGGAGCTGGCGCGCCCCCAGCGCCTCCAGCAGATCGGAGCGCACCGGCTGACGCGCTTTGGCGCATAAGCGCCGCACCGTGCCGGGCGTGTCGTCGCCCGCGAGCGTCGTCAGGTCGATGCAGGTGATCGCGCGCAGCAGCCAGGCAGCCTGCCACTGCTGCTTGACCGTGCGGCGGCCCGGCAGCGTGGCGACGCGCCGTTCGACCGCACTGCGATTGACGCGCACCGCCGCGACCCAGCCCAGGTCGAGCGGGCAACCCGGATTGCGCTCACCAGACGTTTCATGGACGTTGAGCGCGCGTTGGCGCTGTTCCACAACCGTTTTGGCCATGCTTCCTCACCCTGCCACACCGCACTCCTGTGTGCGTGTCGCTGCCATGATAGCATGTTCGCCATGCGGTTGCCACGCCGCCGGTGTTCAGCGGCAGAAGCGATCGACGGTGTCCAGCAACTGGCCGAGTTGGATCGGCTTTTTGAGAAAATCGTCGGCATGGATCGCCGCCGCTTTTTCGGCAACGTTGCCGTCCGCCGAGAGCACCACCGTTGGGATCGGCGCCAGACATGGATCGCGCTGCTGTTCGTCGCGGAACTGCCAGCCGTTCATCACCGGCATCATCAGATCAAGCAGGATCAGGCAGGGATGCTGATGGCGGCGCAGATAGTCCAGCGCTTCGCGCCCGTTGGCCGCTCCTACCGCGCGGTAGCCTTCTTCCTCCAGCAGTTCAATCAGCGCTGTGCGAATGGCCTGGTCATCTTCGATGATCAGAATGCTGGCAAGCTGGCCACGACTCATGGTCGCTCCTTACAACAGGATCGCTGACAGGTCAGGCATCGCCCTGGATGCCGCGCGGCAAAGACACCGTAAAGGTCGAGCCGATGTTGACGGCACTGCTCACGCGGATCTGGCCGCCCAGGGCTTCGACCAGTTGGCGGGTGATATACAGGCCCAGCCCCAGGCCGCTGTAGTGGCGCGCCGAGACGACGCGCTCGAAGCGCACGAAGATGCGTTCGAGATGTTCAGGCGCAATCCCGATGCCGTGATCGCGCACCTGGAGCTCGACCTGGGTGGCCGTGGCGCTCAGCACAACCTCGATGGGACGGCCCGCACCATACTTGAGGGCGTTGGAGAGCAGGTTGGTCAGGATCTGCTCGACGCGGCCGCGGTCGGTCACCAACGGCAACGCCGACGGCGCGTGCAGGGTGATGGCGCTGCCGGTGAGTTGCGCCTGCTCCTCGAAGCGCGCCAGCACCTCCTGCGCCAACGCCACCAGATCGACGGACTCGAAGCGCAGCTCGATGCGGCCCAGACGGATGCGTGCGACATCCAGCAGATCGTTGCTAAGCTGCGTCAGGCGCTGCGCCTGTTGATCGATCAACTGCAGTTTGCTCGTCAGCCGCTCGCGCGGCACGGCGTCCGCCTGGCGTGCCAACAGCCGCAGCAGACTCTGCGTCTGCAGCTCCAGCGCCGTCAGCGGCGTTTTCAGCTCGTGCGAGGCCACCGACAAGAACTCGTCGCGCGCCAGGATGGCTTCCTGAGCCTCACGGTAGAGGCGCGCATTTTCGACGGCCACGGCAGCCATCTGTGCCAGTTGCACCAGAATGGCCTCGTCTTCGGCGGTGAAGTCGCCACCATCTTCCTTGTCGGAGAGTTGCAGCAGCCCAATGTTGCGTCCGTCGCGGCCTACCAGCGGCGCGGCCAGCCAGCCGCGCATGGGCGGGTAACGCCCGGCCTCCTTGCCAAAGGCGCGCCAGAGCGGATGCGCCTCCAGCTCGGCCTGGGTCAGGCGCATGGGGCGGTTGGTGCGGCACACTTCGGCGTAGATGCCGGAGCCATCCGGCGGGGCGTCGTAGTCACGCCAGGCGGCATACTTGTCCGAGAGCGACACGGTGTTGATCGCCTGGGCCCAGTTCTGGTTGATGGTGAAGCTCGAAACCGCCTGGTGCGCGCCGATCAGCGCGCGCGCCTCGCTGGTAGTCGTTTCCAGGATCTGATCGATCGAGAGCGCGGCGTTGATACGCAGCGCCGCGCGTGCCAGACCACTCAACTGCGTGGCGTGCAGGCGCGCAACGGCGGCAGCACGCTGGGCCTGCCGCCGCGCCTGGCGCTCGGCCTCGTAGAGCTGCGCGCGTTCCAGCGCCTGAGCGCCCTGGCGGGCCAGCGCCAGCAGCAGCTCGCGATCGGGCGTCTCGAAGCGGCGCGGTGCAGCGAAGTTGATGCTCAACACCCCCAACAGGCCGCGCTCGCTGGACAAGGGCAACACGGCGAGCGCCCGACTGCGTGACGCGTTCAGGCTGGCAAACAGAGGAAATTGCTCGCCAATCTGCTCAGGCGTTTCCAGCCAGAGCGGCGTGCCGCTGCGCGCCACGGCCACCACCGGCAAGGGCGCATCCAGCGGCACATGCTGCCAGCGCTTGATCGTGTGGCGTTCGTAGCCCTGCGCGTAGAGGATCTGCAACGCCTGGCCCTGCAGCGCCAGCACCACGCCGGCATAGCCATTCGTCGCCGCCAGCCCTTGGCGCACCGTCACCCGCGCCACCTGTTTGGGCGTGACCGCGCGCGAGAGCTCTGCAGTCACGGTCTGCAAACGCTGGAGGCGCTGCTCGGCCTGCACGCGCTCGCTGATGTCGCGCGATACCGCCAGCAGCTGCTGCGGCTGCCCATCCGCGCCCAGCATGGGCGTCACCACCACGTCCCACCACTTGGGCGTCCCCTTCATGGTGGGACAGAAGCCGGAGAAGCGGCCCACGCCACCGGCGCGCGCCGTGGCAATGGCCGCGCGCACGGTCGCCTGCAGTGGCCCTTGCCAGAAGGAGACCCATTCACTCTGCAGACAGGCCTGCAGATCATCGATCTCCATCAGGCGCTGCCCGCCGCTGCTGATCGCCAGCAAGCGGCCCTCCAGATCCAGTACCTTGATGCAGTCGGTGCTGCTTTCGATCATGCGCCGCAGAAACTCCTCGCTGGCGCGCAAGGCCGCGGTGCGCTGCACGCGATCGATCGCCAGGCTGACCATGCGCGCCAGGCGCGCCAACCACGCCCTCTCGTCGGCGCGGGGCTGACACTGTTCGGGATGGTACAGCAGCATGACGGCCGACGTCGCGTCCGGCGCGCTGCCGATCGGCACCAACCAACATGTCCGCAAGCCGGCCTGCCGGGCGGCGGCGCGCAGCGGCTCCCACCAGGGATCACTCTCGATATCGCTCACCAGCAGCGAGGTGGCCTGCTGGGCGGCGGCGCAGGCGGCCAGGAGCGCGCGGCCATCGACCTGCGCCATGAACTGCTGATACGCCGCCGGCAGAGCGGGTGCCACCACCTGCTGCCAGCGCTGCCCATCACGTTCGAGCAGCAACACGGCCGCGCGCAGCGGCGGCAGGCTCGCCTCGAGCGTCAGGACCACCTGTTCCAGCATTGGCGCGAGCGCGTCGCCCGTGGACAGCACTTCCAAAAGCCGGGTCTCGTGCGCCTGGCGCGCTTCGATGCGTTTGCGCTCGGTGATATCGATCAAGCCCACCAATACGGTGCCGGAGTCGCCGTCCAACGGCGGAAACGACATGCGCAACAGGACATGGAGTGGCTCACCGGTCAGCGTGCGCAGCTGCATCTCGGTCTCGAAGACCGGCTGACCGCTGCTGAGCGCTACCAGCTCCTGGACAAAGCCGGGCAATAACTCCGGGCTGGAAAAGACGATCTGGAGCGAGCCCAGCAGTTGCTGTTTATCGCGCGCCTTGAAGAGCGCCACAGTGGCGTCGTTGACGTCGAGGATGCGCACCGCCTGCAGCGCCTGCATCACCCCCTCGGGATGCTCCGCAACATACTGCGCATAGTCGCGCACGCCCATGCGCCGTAGGTCGCGCAGCATCTCCAGCACGCCGCTCCAGTCCTCTTCCCAGATCGAGATCGGCATGAACTGGAAGATCGAGCGGTAGCGCTCCTCGCTCCGGGCAATGCGCTCCTCGACCTGCTTGCGCTCGGTGATATCGATGGCGGCGCCGATGTAGCAGCGCAGCTCGCCGTTGGGCGCGAACACGGGCAGGCCGGCGTCGTAGATCCAGCGATACTGCCCATCGGCGCGGCGCACGCGGTACTCCATTTGGAAGGGCGCGCGCGCGCTCGCGGCGCGCAAAAAGACGCGTTTGTTCAGGATGCGATCCCGGGGATGCACCGTATCAAACCAGCCATCCCCCAGCTCCTGCTCCAGCGTGCGACCGGTAAAGGCCAACCAAGCGCGATTGAAAAAGGTGCAGCGACCATCGGGAGCCGCCATCCACATCAACACCGGCGCCTGATCGGCCATTTCGCGGAAGCGCGCTTCGCTTTCCTGCGCGTACCAATCCTCCTGGGGCAGCCAATCGGCCTGCGCCTGCGGCAGCGCGGCCTGCGCCAGCGCCGCCAGATCGTCCAGCGCTGCGCACATGCCGTCCCACGCCAGCACGCCATCCGCAAAGACGCCGATCACGCCGCGCAGAACGAGGCCATCCAACAGGGGCATCAGCACGCCATCGCGCAGCTCGCCGGCCAGCAGAGTGGGCGGGCGGGCGCGCACCTCGGCGAGCTTCAGCGGCGCGCGCGCCGTCAGCAACTGCGGCCGTGCCGCGCTGAACCAGGCGCCGAGCCGGGCAACGTCAGCCGCCGGCAAGCCAACCGCACCACGCACGGTCTGACCATCGACGCCATACCAGACCGCCAGTGCCATGGGCGCATGCAGCATCGCGCTCGCCAGCCGTGCAATGCGCGTCACAATCTGCTCCACATGGCGATCCGCAGCGCCATGCGGGGCAGAGGAGCCGGCATATCCCTGGCTGAACATGGAGTGGCCGCCTTGTTCTGGCATATGTCCTGACCTAGGAGCGTCCTGTCTAGCGGCATGAGCACACAGGTCAGCGCTCATCAACACAGCGCCGGCGCTATGCAACGCGACGAAACCGGGAACAGCGCCAGCAGAGCCTAGCATTGCACATCGAACGCCAGAATGTAGTATAAAACACCCATCCAGATTCGGGAAGATCGGGACGTACACAGCAAACCGTGCTGCAACCATCAGGAAACGCGATGCACACTCCAACCGATCCCGCCACCGGACGCGGCATGACGCTCTTCGCCCTGCTGATGCTGATGCTCGGCCTGCTAACCGGCCTGACGCGCGGTGCCTGGCTCGATGCCGCCTTGTGGCTGGCGCTAGGCCTGTTTCTAGGCTGCTACGGTCTGATCACGCTGGATCGCTGGCCGCGCTACCGGCGCGCGTTGCTGGCGCTGGGCCTGCTGGCCGGTGCGCTGGCCTTCGGACTGGCGCTGTGGCGCTGGCGCTGAGGCCGCACAGGAGCGGATGGTATAATGCGCTCCAGGATAAGGTGTGGACCGTATGCCAGAGCTCCATCTCACCGAGGCGCTGCTGCGCCTGAATGTGTTCGTAACCCAGGCGATCCTGATTGTCACCTTTTCGCTCCTGGTGTACATCGCCACCCGCAACTGGCATAACATGGTCGCACGCACCACGGTGCTGCTGCTGACCGGCGTGATGATCGTCTTCAGCGGCGACGTCCTGCTCGACCAGGCCACCCTCCCGCAGACGCGCGAATTCGTGCTGCGCGCGCAGTGGCTGGGCATCGTGCTGGTGCCGGCGGCCTACCTGCACCTGTCGGACGCGCTGCTGACCTCGGTGGGCCAGCCCTCGCTGCGCCGGCGCTGGGCGGTGATCGGCAGCTACCTGGCAGCCGCACTCTTGCTGCTGCTGGCGCTGGGCAGCGATCTGCTGGTGCGTGGCCGCGTGCAGGCCGGGCCGCTCGAACAACTGGCCGCCGGGCCGCTCTTCAGCCTGTTCGTGCTCTGGTTCACGCTGGTGACGCTGGGCGGGCTTTACAACATCTACCGCGCGCGGCGGCTACACACCACCGCCGCGGCGCGGCGGCGCATGGCCTACCTGGGGCTCTCCTTTCTGGCGCCCGGTCTGGGCGTCTTCCCCTACCTGATCGTAGCCGGCTTCGCCACTAGCCTGCCGGTCTGGGTGGTGCTGTCGTTGGCGACGCTGACCAACCTGGGCGTTGGCGTGCTGATCGTGGTGCTGGCCTACAGCGTCGCCTTTCAGGGCGCGCTACTACCCGATCGGCTGGTCAAGCAGGACTTTATCCGCTGGGTGCTGATCGGCCCGTTCGTGGGCGTGACGATCATCGTCTGTCTGCGGCTGCTGCCGCTGCTGGGCGCGCTGCTGGGCCTGCCGCGCGACACGGTGTTGATCTTCGGCATCATGATCTTCACGGTGTTGATGCCTACGCTGATCGATTTTCTGCGGCCACGGCTGGAGAATCTGCTGCTGTGGCAGGATCGCGAACAGTTGCAGTTGCTGCGGCGCTTCGACCGCAAAGCCTTCACGCGCACCGATCTGCGCCAGTTGCTGGAAAACACGCTGGTGACGATCTGCGGTGCGATGCGCGCCGACAGCGGCTTTGTGGCCGCCTACGAGGGCGATGGCGCGACGGTCAAGGCCTCAGTCGGGCCGCGGCGCCTGATCAAACAGTTCTTCGCGACCCACACGCTGGTGGAGCTGCTGGAACAGGCGCAGCAGCGCGCGCCGCGCAAACGCAGCGCCATCCCCGAAGAGGACGATTTTCTGCCGGTGGATGGCTACTGCATCCTGCCGCTGCACACCGCCCAAGGCGAGTTCCTGGGCATCGTCGGCGTGGCCTGCCCGGCCAGCGGCCCGACCCTCGAGGTGCGGCGGCTGATCGGCACGCTGGCGCACCAGATGGAGTTGGCGCTGGAGAACGTGCAGCTGCAAGAGCGCATCTACGCCACGCTGCGCGGCCTGACGCCCGAAATGCAGACCCTGCAGCAGCTCTCGGCCCACGCCGAGCCCGCGCCGGCGACCCTAGAGCAGATCGACGCCGATGTGGCGCTGCTGCCCAACTTCGAACAACTGGTGCAGGACGCGCTCAAACACTACTGGGGCGGGCCGAAGCTCTCGGAAAGCCCGCTGCTGGGGCTACAGAGCGTGCGCAACCTGATCCAGGCGACCGGTAGCCCCACCAAAGCGCTGCAGACCGTGCTGCGCCGTGCCATCGAAAACCTACGTCCCGATGAGCAGCTCGATCCTACTGCCCAGGAATGGGTGCTCTACAACATTCTGCACCTGCGCTTCCTCCAGGGGCTGCGCATCCGCGAGATCATCATGCGCCTGGCGATGAGTGAGTCGGACTTCTACCGCAAGCAGCGCGTCGCCGTCGAAGAGGTCGCGCGCCAGATCGCGCTGATGGAAGAGCTGGAGCGCCGTTGAAACAGCTCGCGTGCCGAAGCGAGAGGAGCACGTCCCGTGGCGCACATCATCATGATCGGCGATTGTACGCTGGCGACCGACTATCTGCCCAAACGGCTGCGCAACGAGACGCTGCTGCAGGAACGGCTGCGCCAGCTCTATCCCCACGACGCGGTCGCGGTCACCAACGAGGGCCTGGAGGGCGAGACCGTGGCGCAGTTTCTCAAGCGCTACGAGCGCACCTTTGCGCGCAACGCGCCGCCGGACTACATTATCATTCGCTACGGCGTCAACGACCGCAAAGCCTATGGCGTGGACGGCTTTCGCGCGCGGCTGGAGGAGCTGTACGCACGCCTGCGCCACGACTTTCCCCGCGCGCGGCTGGTGCTGGAGACCGGCATCTACGTCGATTACCCCGCGCACTACGAGTTCGACCGCAACGCCGTGCTGC
This is a stretch of genomic DNA from Kallotenue papyrolyticum. It encodes these proteins:
- a CDS encoding response regulator, with product MSRGQLASILIIEDDQAIRTALIELLEEEGYRAVGAANGREALDYLRRHQHPCLILLDLMMPVMNGWQFRDEQQRDPCLAPIPTVVLSADGNVAEKAAAIHADDFLKKPIQLGQLLDTVDRFCR
- a CDS encoding PAS domain S-box protein, translating into MTRIARLASAMLHAPMALAVWYGVDGQTVRGAVGLPAADVARLGAWFSAARPQLLTARAPLKLAEVRARPPTLLAGELRDGVLMPLLDGLVLRGVIGVFADGVLAWDGMCAALDDLAALAQAALPQAQADWLPQEDWYAQESEARFREMADQAPVLMWMAAPDGRCTFFNRAWLAFTGRTLEQELGDGWFDTVHPRDRILNKRVFLRAASARAPFQMEYRVRRADGQYRWIYDAGLPVFAPNGELRCYIGAAIDITERKQVEERIARSEERYRSIFQFMPISIWEEDWSGVLEMLRDLRRMGVRDYAQYVAEHPEGVMQALQAVRILDVNDATVALFKARDKQQLLGSLQIVFSSPELLPGFVQELVALSSGQPVFETEMQLRTLTGEPLHVLLRMSFPPLDGDSGTVLVGLIDITERKRIEARQAHETRLLEVLSTGDALAPMLEQVVLTLEASLPPLRAAVLLLERDGQRWQQVVAPALPAAYQQFMAQVDGRALLAACAAAQQATSLLVSDIESDPWWEPLRAAARQAGLRTCWLVPIGSAPDATSAVMLLYHPEQCQPRADERAWLARLARMVSLAIDRVQRTAALRASEEFLRRMIESSTDCIKVLDLEGRLLAISSGGQRLMEIDDLQACLQSEWVSFWQGPLQATVRAAIATARAGGVGRFSGFCPTMKGTPKWWDVVVTPMLGADGQPQQLLAVSRDISERVQAEQRLQRLQTVTAELSRAVTPKQVARVTVRQGLAATNGYAGVVLALQGQALQILYAQGYERHTIKRWQHVPLDAPLPVVAVARSGTPLWLETPEQIGEQFPLFASLNASRSRALAVLPLSSERGLLGVLSINFAAPRRFETPDRELLLALARQGAQALERAQLYEAERQARRQAQRAAAVARLHATQLSGLARAALRINAALSIDQILETTTSEARALIGAHQAVSSFTINQNWAQAINTVSLSDKYAAWRDYDAPPDGSGIYAEVCRTNRPMRLTQAELEAHPLWRAFGKEAGRYPPMRGWLAAPLVGRDGRNIGLLQLSDKEDGGDFTAEDEAILVQLAQMAAVAVENARLYREAQEAILARDEFLSVASHELKTPLTALELQTQSLLRLLARQADAVPRERLTSKLQLIDQQAQRLTQLSNDLLDVARIRLGRIELRFESVDLVALAQEVLARFEEQAQLTGSAITLHAPSALPLVTDRGRVEQILTNLLSNALKYGAGRPIEVVLSATATQVELQVRDHGIGIAPEHLERIFVRFERVVSARHYSGLGLGLYITRQLVEALGGQIRVSSAVNIGSTFTVSLPRGIQGDA
- a CDS encoding SGNH/GDSL hydrolase family protein, yielding MAHIIMIGDCTLATDYLPKRLRNETLLQERLRQLYPHDAVAVTNEGLEGETVAQFLKRYERTFARNAPPDYIIIRYGVNDRKAYGVDGFRARLEELYARLRHDFPRARLVLETGIYVDYPAHYEFDRNAVLQPIYDVIRELARTQGDALVDIYERMRRETEQGNWDLRVRGYGVVDDEIPIYNASLDHLHVGDVRWWTNIHPNPEGIRVIADEEARVFQAHWPTSLAV